One Anabaena sphaerica FACHB-251 DNA window includes the following coding sequences:
- the secG gene encoding preprotein translocase subunit SecG encodes MTVTSIVQGIWAFSALGLIVLVLLHSPKGDGIGAIGGQAQLFSSTKSAEDTLNRVTWALVAIFLGLTVVLSANWLPK; translated from the coding sequence ATGACAGTTACTAGCATCGTACAAGGAATTTGGGCTTTCTCTGCTTTAGGTTTAATTGTCCTAGTTTTACTACATAGCCCTAAAGGTGATGGTATCGGTGCGATCGGTGGACAAGCCCAACTATTTAGCAGCACCAAAAGCGCAGAAGACACTCTAAATCGTGTGACTTGGGCGCTAGTAGCAATTTTTCTCGGTTTAACAGTGGTTTTAAGTGCTAATTGGTTGCCTAAATAA
- the gpmI gene encoding 2,3-bisphosphoglycerate-independent phosphoglycerate mutase produces MTKAPVAPVVLVILDGWGYCEDKRGNAIAAAKTPIMDSLWAAYPHTLIRTSGKAVGLPEGQMGNSEVGHLNIGAGRVVPQELVRISDAVEDGSLAANPALVKICQEVRSSNGKLHLVGLCSDGGVHSHITHLFGLLDIAKEQRISQVCIHAIMDGRDTPPSDGAKYIQRLQDYIDQVNIGQIVTVSGRYYAMDRDHRWDRVQRAYNVMTQDGAGNGLTALEVLQTSYSEGVTDEFILPVRIAPGAVAPGDGVIFFNFRPDRARQLTQAFVSPVFQGFERQQITPLSFVTFTQYDPDLSVSVAFTPQNLTNILGEVIANHGLKQFRTAETEKYAHVTYFFNGGLEEPCDGEDRELVSSPMVATYDKEPAMSAKAVTDVAIAGIEKGIYSLVVMNYANPDMVGHTGQIEATVTAIETVDRCLGRLIDSIGKAGGTAIITADHGNAEYMLDDNGNPWTAHTTNPVPLILVEGEKVKIPGYGTDVDLRNDGKLADIAPTILDILQLPQPPEMTGRSLLKAAEYDLKPTRTPAQVGL; encoded by the coding sequence ATGACCAAAGCACCTGTTGCTCCTGTGGTGCTAGTCATTTTAGATGGATGGGGCTACTGTGAGGATAAGCGAGGAAATGCGATCGCTGCTGCTAAAACACCAATCATGGATAGTTTATGGGCAGCCTATCCCCACACCCTCATTCGCACATCAGGAAAAGCCGTAGGGTTGCCAGAAGGTCAAATGGGCAACTCGGAAGTTGGTCATTTGAACATTGGCGCTGGGCGTGTGGTTCCCCAAGAACTGGTACGCATCTCTGATGCGGTTGAAGACGGTTCTCTAGCCGCTAACCCAGCACTTGTCAAAATTTGCCAGGAAGTTCGCTCATCTAATGGCAAGTTACATTTAGTAGGTCTTTGTTCTGATGGAGGAGTGCATTCGCATATTACCCATCTATTTGGACTGCTTGACATAGCCAAAGAACAGCGAATTTCACAAGTATGTATCCATGCCATTATGGATGGGCGTGATACTCCTCCCAGTGATGGCGCTAAATACATCCAAAGATTGCAAGACTACATAGACCAGGTGAACATAGGTCAGATAGTCACTGTGAGCGGTCGTTATTATGCGATGGATCGCGATCACCGTTGGGATCGAGTCCAACGTGCCTACAATGTGATGACTCAAGATGGCGCTGGTAATGGATTAACGGCATTAGAGGTCTTGCAAACATCCTACTCTGAAGGCGTAACCGACGAGTTTATTCTTCCCGTCAGAATTGCTCCTGGCGCAGTTGCACCTGGAGATGGGGTGATATTTTTCAATTTCCGCCCCGACCGCGCCAGACAATTAACTCAAGCTTTTGTTAGTCCTGTTTTTCAGGGTTTTGAAAGACAGCAAATTACACCGCTGTCATTTGTGACATTTACTCAATATGACCCAGATTTATCTGTGTCTGTTGCTTTTACACCACAGAACTTGACGAATATTCTGGGTGAAGTGATTGCTAATCATGGTCTCAAACAATTTCGGACTGCGGAAACCGAAAAATATGCTCACGTCACTTATTTCTTTAATGGGGGACTAGAAGAACCTTGTGATGGTGAAGACCGGGAACTAGTCAGTAGTCCGATGGTGGCCACCTATGACAAAGAACCAGCAATGTCAGCAAAAGCGGTAACGGATGTAGCGATCGCTGGAATTGAAAAGGGCATTTACTCCCTCGTGGTCATGAACTATGCTAACCCTGATATGGTAGGGCATACGGGACAAATAGAAGCTACAGTCACAGCAATTGAAACGGTGGATCGCTGTTTGGGTCGTCTGATAGATAGTATTGGCAAAGCTGGAGGGACAGCAATTATTACTGCTGACCACGGTAATGCTGAGTATATGCTAGACGATAACGGTAATCCTTGGACGGCGCATACTACTAACCCCGTTCCCCTCATCTTGGTAGAAGGCGAAAAAGTCAAAATACCTGGATATGGTACAGATGTGGATCTGCGAAATGATGGCAAGTTAGCGGATATTGCTCCGACTATTCTGGATATTTTACAGCTGCCCCAGCCTCCAGAAATGACAGGGCGATCGCTCCTGAAAGCAGCAGAATATGACTTGAAACCTACGCGCACTCCTGCACAAGTAGGGTTGTAA
- a CDS encoding helix-turn-helix domain-containing protein, with translation MSQVTLREFDSLCLPPIEPLEPQQIKQLRESFNVSQSVFAAILNISLSTVQKWEIGQKRPTGAALKLLHLVRQKGLDSLIY, from the coding sequence ATGAGTCAAGTTACGTTACGCGAATTTGATAGCTTGTGTTTACCTCCAATTGAACCGCTAGAACCTCAACAAATTAAGCAACTTCGTGAATCATTTAATGTAAGCCAATCTGTGTTTGCTGCTATTTTAAACATCAGTTTATCAACTGTTCAAAAATGGGAAATTGGGCAAAAACGACCTACAGGCGCGGCTCTTAAATTACTACACTTAGTCCGTCAAAAAGGTTTGGACAGTTTAATTTATTAA